The Benincasa hispida cultivar B227 chromosome 11, ASM972705v1, whole genome shotgun sequence genome has a segment encoding these proteins:
- the LOC120091518 gene encoding LOW QUALITY PROTEIN: beta-glucosidase BoGH3B-like (The sequence of the model RefSeq protein was modified relative to this genomic sequence to represent the inferred CDS: inserted 2 bases in 2 codons; deleted 1 base in 1 codon): MARVLITLVGLLFLCFSETLARAEYLKYKDPKQPLNVRIKDLLGRMTFEEKIGQMVQIERVNATFEVMQKYFIGSVLSGGGSVPSKKASAKDWVHMVNKIQKGALSTRLGIPMIYGVDAVHGHNNVYKATIFPHNIGLGATRDPQLVKRXGIATALEVRATGIPYTFAPCIAVCRDPRWGRCYESYGEDPKIIQAMXEIILGLQGDIPPNSRKGVPYVAGKKNVAACAKHFVGDGGTTKGINENNTVIDRHSLLSIHMPGYYNSIIKGVATLMVSYSSVNGEKMHANQNLVTNFLKNTLNFRGFVISDWQGIDKITSPPHSNYTYSIMASVNAGVDMIMVPYNYTEFIDGLTYLVKNNAIPISRIDDAVKRILRVKFIMGLFENPLADLSLINELGKQEHRELAREAVRKSLVLLKNGKFPNQPLLPLPKKAPKILVAGSHANNLGNQCGGWTMEWQGFSGNNLTIGTPILAAIKDTVDPETKVIFEENPSVEFLKSHDFSYAIVVVGENPYAETNGDSLNLTIPHPGPETITNVCGVVKCVVIVISGRPVVIQPYIASMDALVATWLPGTEGKGITDVLFGDYGFIGKLSMTWFKTVDQLPMNFGDPHYDPLFPFGYGLTTEPIKAN, translated from the exons ATGGCAAGAGTTCTCATCACTTTAGTGGGACTTTTGTTCCTTTGTTTCTCTGAAACATTGGCAAGAGCTGAATATTTGAAATACAAAGACCCAAAACAGCCCTTGAATGTTCGCATTAAGGACCTACTTGGTCGGATGACTTTCGAGGAAAAAATTGGCCAAATGGTGCAAATTGAAAGAGTTAATGCTACATTTGAGGTTATGCAAAAATATTTCATTG GGAGTGTATTGAGTGGTGGAGGCAGTGTTCCATCAAAGAAAGCTTCAGCCAAGGATTGGGTCCACATGgtcaataaaattcaaaaaggaGCTTTGTCGACTAGACTTGGAATTCCAATGATATATGGGGTTGATGCTGTACATGGTCACAACAATGTCTATAAAGCAACAATCTTCCCTCACAATATTGGTCTTGGAGCTACGAG GGATCCTCAGCTTGTGAAAA TTGGAATTGCTACTGCACTTGAAGTTAGAGCTACTGGGATTCCTTATACTTTTGCACCTTGTATAGCG GTTTGTAGAGATCCA AGATGGGGTCGGTGTTATGAAAGTTATGGTGAAGATCCTAAGATCATTCAAGCTA GAGAGATTATACTAGGTTTACAAGGAGATATCCCACCTAATTCTCGCAAGGGTGTTCCATATGTCGCTGGAAA aaaaaatgtaGCAGCATGTGCAAAACACTTTGTTGGAGATGGTGGAACAACTAAGGGGATCAATGAGAACAACACAGTAATAGATAGACATAGTTTACTTAGCATTCATATGCCAGGTTACTACAACTCAATAATCAAGGGAGTTGCAACCCTCATGGTTTCGTATTCAAGCGTGAATGGAGAGAAGATGCACGCAAACCAGAATCTTGTTACCAACTTTCTTAAAAATACTCTTAATTTTAGG GGTTTTGTAATCTCAGATTGGCAGGGTATTGATAAGATTACAAGTCCACCTCATTCTAACTATACATATTCCATTATGGCGAGCGTTAATGCTGGTGTTGACATG ATTATGGTGCCATACAACTACACAGAGTTCATCGACGGTCTTACCTATTTGGTAAAAAATAATGCAATTCCTATTAGTCGAATTGATGATGCAGTGAAGAGAATATTGCGAGTCAAATTTATTATGGGTTTATTTGAGAACCCATTAGCTGACTTAAGTTTGATTAATGAGCTTGGTAAACAG GAGCATAGAGAATTAGCAAGAGAAGCTGTTAGAAAATCACTTGTATTattgaaaaatggaaaatttcctAACCAACCATTACTGCCTCTCCCAAAGAAAGCACCAAAGATACTTGTTGCTGGAAGCCATGCAAACAACCTTGGAAATCAGTGTGGTGGTTGGACTATGGAATGGCAAGGATTTAGTGGCAACAACCTTACTATTG GTACACCAATCCTTGCTGCAATAAAAGACACAGTTGATCCTGAAACAAAAGTTATATTTGAAGAGAATCCAAGTGTGGAATTTCTCAAATCACACGATTTTTCTTATGCCATTGTCGTCGTTGGAGAAAATCCATATGCAGAAACCAATGGTGATAGCTTGAATCTTACAATTCCTCATCCTGGTCCAGAAACAATCACAAATGTTTGTGGAGTAGTAAAATGTGTAGTTATAGTAATCTCAGGACGACCAGTAGTAATCCAACCTTATATTGCTTCGATGGATGCACTTGTTGCTACATGGCTTCCAGGAACTGAAGGCAAAGGCATTACAGATGTGTTATTTGGTGACTATGGCTTTATTGGTAAGCTTTCAATGACATGGTTCAAGACTGTTGATCAATTGCCAATGAATTTTGGAGATCCACATTATGATCCTCTTTTCCCATTTGGATATGGTCTCACTACAGAGCCTATCAAAGCTAATTGA